Proteins encoded together in one Armigeres subalbatus isolate Guangzhou_Male unplaced genomic scaffold, GZ_Asu_2 Contig1310, whole genome shotgun sequence window:
- the LOC134202644 gene encoding acetyl-CoA acetyltransferase, cytosolic-like, producing the protein MTSPGEVYIVSAARTPIGNFLGTLSSLTAADLGAVAVKEVLNRANVPPADVDEVILGQALSAGQGQNPARQASLKAGIPKEVPAFLINMLCGSGLKTVALGYQAIRSGDANVVVAGGQESMSKAPHVLHLRSGTKMGEAKMVDTMLSDGLTDAIYDLHMGVTAENLAKEFEITREQQDAFATKSQQLTEESQSKGYFNDEIVAVSVPSRKETITFDKDEFPKHGTTVESLAKLKPCFIKDGTVTPGNASGINDSAAAVLLMSGEEVQKRSAKPLAKIVAFSQTGICPKVMGAGPISAVQKVLDKAGWKLDDVDLFELNEAFAAQSLAVNKGLGVNPEKVNVGGGAIALGHPIGASGCRVLVTLLYALKRTGGKKGVASLCVGGGMGVAMAVEMA; encoded by the exons ATGACGTCGCCAGGAGAAGTGTACATCGTTTCGGCCGCCAGAACACCGATCG GAAACTTCCTCGGTACCTTATCATCCCTAACCGCTGCAGACCTAGGAGCGGTTGCTGTGAAAGAGGTCCTCAACCGCGCCAACGTTCCGCCGGCCGATGTGGATGAAGTTATCCTCGGCCAGGCTCTTTCTGCCGGACAGGGACAAAACCCCGCTCGGCAAGCCTCCCTCAAGGCCGGCATCCCGAAGGAAGTGCCAGCCTTTCTAATCAACATGCTATGCGGCTCCGGACTTAAAACGGTGGCCCTGGGCTACCAAGCGATTCGTTCCGGTGATGCCAACGTGGTCGTAGCCGGTGGACAGGAGTCCATGTCGAAAGCGCCTCATGTGCTGCATCTGCGTAGTGGCACCAAAATGGGCGAAGCCAAGATGGTGGACACCATGCTGAGCGACGGTTTGACGGATGCGATCTACGATTTGCACATGGGTGTTACTGCGGAAAATTTGGCAAAGGAGTTCGAGATCACTCGTGAACAGCAGGACGCCTTCGCCACTAAGAGCCAACAGTTGACAGAGGAGTCGCAGAGCAAGGGATACTTCAACGACGAAATTGTGGCCGTGTCGGTCCCAAGCCGCAAGGAAACCATCACCTTCGATAAGGATGAATTCCCAAAGCACGGAACAACTGTGGAGAGCTTGGCCAAGCTGAAACCCTGTTTCATCAAGGATGGTACGGTGACGCCGGGAAATGCTTCCGGCATTAACGATTCAGCGGCGGCGGTTCTGCTGATGTCCGGCGAAGAAGTCCAGAAGCGTAGTGCGAAACCACTGGCAAAGATTGTGGCGTTCAGTCAGACGGGAATCTGCCCAAAGGTCATGGGTGCCGGCCCGATCAGTGCCGTGCAGAAAGTT TTGGACAAAGCCGGATGGAAGCTGGACGACGTCGATCTGTTCGAACTTAACGAAGCATTCGCAGCTCAATCGTTGGCCGTCAACAAGGGTCTTGGAGTGAACCCAGAAAAGGTGAACGTCGGAGGTGGAGCCATCGCGCTTGGACATCCGATCGGTGCTTCCG GCTGCCGTGTGCTGGTTACTTTACTGTACGCATTGAAACGGACCGGTGGCAAAAAGGGCGTGGCTTCGCTCTGTGTTGGTGGCGGAATGGGAGTGGCAATGGCCGTTGAAATGGCATAA